The Litchfieldia alkalitelluris genome has a window encoding:
- a CDS encoding TIM barrel protein, whose product MSRFRYSVGPWNVHDGTDTYGPATRDEISFEEKIKKFAEMGFSAIQFHDDDAVPNMNDLTEEEIREEARKVKTLLDKYDLAAEFVAPRLWMDPHTIEGGFMSTSKEDREFAMWRAYRSIDIAKELGTDMIVLWLAREGTLCAESKSPVWATQQLVDALNKMLEYDKNIRIVIEPKPNEPIDRSICGTIGHVIGVSAATIDPSRVGGLVESAHATLVGLDPAHEMGFAMAMGKLWGVHLNDQNGIKFDQDKSFGVENLRAAFNQIKVLMENNYGSNGEYVGLDVKAMRTTKNEDRYKHLENSLKIVKALESKVEKFDYDYQKKCVDNRDFEGLEMHVMNLLMGIE is encoded by the coding sequence ATGTCAAGATTTAGATATTCGGTTGGACCCTGGAATGTCCATGATGGAACAGATACTTACGGACCTGCGACAAGAGATGAAATTTCTTTTGAGGAAAAAATCAAAAAATTTGCGGAAATGGGTTTTAGTGCGATTCAATTCCATGATGATGATGCTGTACCTAATATGAATGATCTTACAGAAGAAGAAATAAGGGAAGAGGCTAGAAAAGTAAAGACTCTTCTAGATAAATACGATTTAGCAGCAGAATTTGTGGCTCCAAGGTTATGGATGGACCCTCATACGATTGAAGGCGGTTTTATGTCTACTTCCAAAGAAGACAGAGAGTTCGCGATGTGGAGAGCCTATCGTTCAATCGACATCGCCAAAGAACTTGGAACAGATATGATTGTCCTCTGGCTTGCAAGAGAAGGTACTCTTTGTGCAGAAAGCAAAAGTCCAGTATGGGCCACTCAACAATTGGTTGATGCGCTTAATAAGATGTTAGAATACGATAAAAATATTCGGATTGTCATCGAACCAAAGCCGAATGAACCAATTGACAGAAGTATTTGTGGAACAATTGGACATGTAATCGGTGTATCAGCAGCAACCATTGATCCTTCAAGGGTAGGGGGATTAGTAGAATCTGCTCATGCGACATTGGTTGGTTTGGATCCTGCACACGAAATGGGATTTGCAATGGCAATGGGGAAACTTTGGGGTGTTCATCTAAATGATCAAAATGGAATTAAATTTGATCAAGATAAATCTTTTGGAGTAGAAAACCTCCGTGCTGCCTTTAATCAGATTAAAGTGTTGATGGAAAACAATTATGGTTCTAATGGTGAATATGTAGGACTTGATGTGAAGGCAATGAGAACCACAAAGAACGAAGACAGATACAAACACTTAGAAAATAGCTTAAAGATTGTGAAGGCACTGGAATCCAAGGTTGAAAAATTTGATTATGATTACCAGAAGAAATGTGTGGATAATAGAGACTTTGAGGGGCTAGAAATGCATGTCATGAATCTTTTAATGGGGATTGAATAA
- a CDS encoding glycoside hydrolase family 1 protein, translated as MKKFPNGFMIGAATAAHQVEGNNVNSDFWAMEQVPNSTYKEPSLDAVDHYHRYKEDIQLLVDAGCDTYRFSIEWARIEPTKGHFNEAEIQHYREVLEFCHLKNVTPIVTLHHFSSPKWLISEGGWESETTIEYFGKYAHYVVSELGHLIPYICTINEANMGKQITKIMIKMSASNTKSSDGDVQVGLNMDTMKARMELYYRSLGETFGIDPRNVHTFLAPKTENGERIIMECHQKARSVIKALNPTIKVGITFSLYDHQALPGGEKFVEKEQHEDLLSYLPYLQEDDFLGVQNYSRKIHGPDGEVLKDENARLTKMGYEYYPEALENVLRFVSKHWDKPIIVTENGISTDSDEDRVEFIERALTGVLQCLDEGIHIIGYTHWSLLDNFEWQLGYAQTFGLIAVDRSTQTRYPKESLSFLGNIKKSGLHSFRELV; from the coding sequence AATGGATTTATGATTGGTGCTGCAACAGCAGCACACCAAGTAGAAGGAAATAATGTGAATAGTGATTTTTGGGCAATGGAGCAAGTGCCAAATTCGACGTACAAAGAACCATCGTTAGATGCTGTGGATCACTATCATCGATACAAAGAAGATATTCAATTGTTAGTAGATGCAGGCTGTGACACCTATCGATTTTCAATCGAATGGGCAAGAATTGAGCCAACAAAAGGCCATTTTAATGAAGCTGAAATCCAACATTACAGAGAGGTGTTAGAGTTCTGTCATCTAAAAAATGTAACACCAATCGTGACTTTGCATCATTTTTCATCACCAAAATGGTTGATTTCCGAAGGTGGATGGGAAAGTGAAACGACAATTGAATACTTTGGAAAGTACGCTCACTATGTAGTTTCTGAACTAGGTCATCTTATTCCCTACATCTGTACGATAAATGAAGCAAATATGGGCAAACAAATTACAAAAATTATGATAAAAATGTCTGCTTCGAATACGAAAAGTTCTGATGGAGATGTGCAAGTAGGACTTAATATGGATACTATGAAAGCGAGGATGGAGCTCTATTATCGTTCGTTAGGAGAGACTTTTGGAATTGACCCAAGAAATGTACACACATTTCTTGCCCCTAAAACGGAAAATGGTGAACGCATTATTATGGAATGTCATCAAAAGGCTCGAAGCGTCATCAAAGCTCTAAACCCAACGATCAAGGTTGGAATCACATTCTCCCTTTACGACCATCAAGCATTGCCTGGGGGAGAAAAATTCGTAGAAAAAGAACAGCATGAAGACTTGCTTTCCTATCTACCATATCTACAAGAAGATGATTTCTTAGGGGTTCAAAATTATTCTCGGAAAATTCATGGACCAGATGGCGAAGTTCTAAAAGATGAAAATGCGAGACTCACGAAAATGGGGTATGAATACTATCCAGAAGCTTTAGAAAATGTTCTTCGATTTGTTTCGAAGCACTGGGACAAACCGATCATTGTGACAGAAAATGGCATATCAACGGACAGTGACGAAGATCGTGTTGAATTTATCGAACGAGCACTAACAGGTGTGCTTCAATGTCTAGACGAAGGAATTCACATCATTGGATATACACACTGGTCTTTACTCGATAATTTTGAATGGCAATTAGGGTATGCACAAACCTTCGGCTTGATTGCCGTTGATCGCTCAACTCAAACGAGATATCCAAAGGAAAGTTTGTCGTTTTTAGGAAATATTAAAAAATCTGGATTACATTCTTTTAGGGAACTTGTGTAA
- the uidA gene encoding beta-glucuronidase, with amino-acid sequence MLYPITTETRGQIDLNGIWDFKVDQGEGLEAKWFEKPLENTMTMAVPSSYNDLLIARELRNHIGWVWYEKEFFVPRYMLEERLVLRFGSATHLAKVYINGVLVTEHKGGFTPFEVEINESIKSGKNRVTVAVNNIVDESTLPMGHYSETEVEGLGKLVRNLPNFDFFNYAGLHRPVKIYTTPKSYIHDISTIPTINGNSGFVEYLVETVGQANEVLQVSVIDEDGNQVATKTGEKGTLEIENAKLWEPLNAYLYTLKVELIDNGEVVDVYHQPFGIRTVEVKDSKFLINNKAFYFKGFGKHEDTDIHGRGFNEAANVMDFNLMKWIGANSFRTAHYPYSEEIMRLADREGIVVIDETPAVGVHLNVSPTQHGRGKKRETFKEINTFEHHQEVIKELVARDKNHPSVVMWSVANEPASEEEGAYEYFKPLIELMKQEDPQKRPVTLVTHMMAMPQLDRTAELTDVIALNRYYGWYVNGGDFDQAKINLRKELEGWTKRCPGKPIMFTEYGADTIAGFHDVDAVMFTEEYQVEYFQANHEVFDEFPNFVGEQVWNFADFQTSQGIIRVQGNKKGVFTRDRKPKAAAFELRRRWTNIPDFDYKK; translated from the coding sequence ATGTTATATCCAATAACAACGGAAACGAGAGGACAAATTGACTTAAATGGTATTTGGGACTTCAAAGTAGACCAAGGGGAAGGACTAGAAGCTAAATGGTTTGAGAAACCATTGGAAAACACGATGACCATGGCTGTTCCTTCCTCTTATAACGATTTGTTGATTGCTAGGGAGTTGCGTAATCACATTGGTTGGGTTTGGTATGAAAAGGAATTCTTTGTGCCGAGATATATGCTAGAAGAAAGGCTTGTGCTACGGTTTGGCTCAGCCACCCATCTGGCAAAGGTATATATCAATGGTGTTCTTGTGACAGAGCATAAAGGTGGTTTTACCCCTTTTGAAGTAGAAATCAATGAAAGTATAAAGAGCGGCAAAAATCGTGTGACAGTTGCCGTAAATAATATTGTTGATGAATCGACTCTTCCAATGGGGCACTATTCAGAAACAGAAGTAGAAGGGTTAGGAAAATTAGTACGAAACCTTCCGAATTTTGACTTTTTTAACTATGCAGGCTTGCACCGACCGGTAAAAATTTATACAACACCAAAATCATATATACATGATATTTCTACAATACCTACTATTAATGGGAATAGTGGGTTCGTGGAGTATCTGGTTGAAACGGTTGGACAAGCAAATGAAGTACTACAGGTATCTGTTATAGATGAAGATGGTAATCAAGTAGCAACTAAGACAGGTGAAAAAGGTACATTGGAAATTGAAAATGCGAAGCTTTGGGAGCCATTAAACGCCTACCTTTACACATTAAAAGTGGAGCTTATTGATAATGGTGAGGTCGTGGATGTGTATCATCAACCGTTTGGTATCCGAACAGTAGAAGTTAAGGATAGTAAATTCTTAATTAACAATAAGGCATTTTATTTCAAAGGCTTTGGTAAACATGAGGATACAGATATTCATGGTCGAGGGTTTAATGAAGCAGCAAATGTGATGGATTTTAATCTAATGAAGTGGATTGGAGCAAATTCATTTCGTACTGCACATTATCCATATTCAGAAGAAATCATGCGACTCGCTGACAGGGAAGGGATTGTTGTAATTGATGAAACTCCGGCTGTGGGCGTGCATTTGAATGTCTCTCCGACACAACATGGAAGGGGCAAAAAACGCGAAACATTCAAAGAAATCAATACCTTCGAGCATCACCAAGAGGTAATAAAAGAGCTTGTAGCCCGTGATAAAAACCACCCATCTGTGGTGATGTGGTCGGTAGCCAATGAACCAGCATCAGAAGAAGAAGGTGCTTATGAGTACTTTAAACCATTAATTGAATTAATGAAACAAGAGGATCCGCAAAAACGCCCGGTTACATTAGTGACTCATATGATGGCGATGCCACAGTTAGATAGAACGGCTGAACTAACTGATGTGATTGCATTGAATCGTTACTATGGCTGGTACGTAAACGGTGGCGACTTCGACCAAGCAAAGATTAACTTACGTAAAGAGTTAGAGGGTTGGACGAAACGTTGTCCAGGTAAGCCAATTATGTTTACTGAATATGGAGCAGACACTATTGCTGGTTTCCATGATGTTGACGCAGTTATGTTCACCGAAGAGTATCAGGTCGAGTATTTTCAAGCAAACCATGAAGTGTTCGATGAATTCCCTAATTTTGTGGGTGAGCAAGTATGGAACTTTGCCGATTTCCAAACAAGCCAAGGAATTATAAGAGTACAAGGAAATAAGAAAGGGGTCTTCACACGTGACCGTAAGCCAAAGGCAGCTGCCTTTGAACTTCGAAGACGATGGACAAATATACCTGACTTTGATTATAAAAAATAA
- a CDS encoding cytochrome P450 has product MLKEIIPIKEIPNFQSRAEEFFPIDWFKEMLHHHPVYYHEKTNTWNVFKYENVKQVLSNYEYFSSEGARTTIFVGANSNGAPSKNSPLNITFTDPPQHRKCRSLLSAAFTPRSLKNWEPRIQQVATALVEDMEDSSTVNIVEALAAPFPSLVIADLFGVPLQDRYQFRKWVDTLFQPYDKERLEDIELEKENAAKEYFQYLYPVVIQKRANLSDDIISDLIQAEVDGEKFTDEEIVMVTMLLLGAGLETTSHAIANTFYSLLYDDKSLYGELRKNVELVPNAVEEMLRYRFHMSRRDRTVKQDNNLLGVELKKGDVVVAWMSACNMDEDMFDDPFTLNIHRSNNKKHLTFGNGPHFCLGAPLARLEMKIALETFLQKFTRIEPVEGFNLEENLTASSTGQSLTSLPMKVYK; this is encoded by the coding sequence ATGCTAAAAGAAATTATTCCTATTAAAGAAATCCCTAATTTTCAATCACGTGCAGAAGAATTTTTCCCTATTGATTGGTTTAAAGAAATGCTTCACCATCATCCAGTTTATTACCATGAAAAAACAAATACTTGGAATGTATTTAAATATGAAAATGTTAAACAAGTATTAAGCAACTATGAATACTTTTCAAGTGAAGGGGCTAGAACAACTATTTTTGTTGGGGCTAATAGTAATGGTGCGCCCTCAAAAAATTCTCCTTTAAATATTACATTCACAGATCCACCTCAACATAGGAAGTGTCGCTCTTTGTTATCAGCTGCTTTTACACCCCGGAGTTTGAAGAACTGGGAACCCCGCATTCAACAAGTTGCAACAGCACTTGTTGAAGACATGGAAGATAGCTCCACTGTTAATATTGTTGAAGCATTGGCAGCCCCTTTTCCTAGTCTAGTAATAGCTGATTTGTTCGGGGTACCGCTCCAAGACAGATATCAGTTCAGAAAATGGGTTGATACCCTGTTCCAACCATATGACAAAGAAAGACTTGAAGACATTGAGCTAGAGAAAGAAAATGCTGCAAAAGAATATTTCCAATATCTTTACCCTGTTGTTATTCAAAAACGAGCAAATCTTTCTGATGATATTATCTCTGACTTAATCCAAGCTGAAGTAGATGGTGAAAAGTTTACAGATGAGGAGATTGTGATGGTTACTATGCTGCTATTAGGTGCAGGTCTTGAAACAACCAGCCATGCAATCGCCAATACTTTCTATTCATTGCTTTATGACGATAAGTCATTATATGGAGAACTAAGAAAAAATGTTGAGTTAGTACCAAATGCAGTCGAGGAAATGCTTCGGTATCGTTTTCACATGTCAAGAAGAGATCGTACAGTGAAGCAAGACAATAATTTATTAGGGGTCGAGTTGAAAAAAGGAGACGTCGTCGTTGCGTGGATGAGTGCTTGTAATATGGATGAAGATATGTTCGATGATCCTTTCACTTTAAACATTCATCGTTCCAACAATAAGAAGCATTTGACATTCGGAAATGGTCCGCATTTTTGTTTGGGTGCCCCTCTGGCACGATTAGAAATGAAAATAGCACTAGAAACATTCCTACAAAAGTTTACTCGGATTGAACCGGTGGAAGGTTTCAATTTAGAAGAAAATTTAACGGCTTCCTCTACGGGGCAGTCCTTAACTTCTCTACCGATGAAGGTTTATAAGTAA
- a CDS encoding PadR family transcriptional regulator, with product MSLALFILGSLADENSHPYKLKKILLDTIPINKISEGKFYYNFEALQKKGLIEPVETIQKENRPNKTLYRITEDGRQFLEQEIYNSFKKVSKIEDVYISIYLLKYIDPVKAVFLLEDAIKQEKKRWAKYKEAKNNDELVKQFQLLDDKQQKAVKFISDHAYSQSDHNILWMEKLLTFLKRIDD from the coding sequence TTGTCTCTTGCGCTTTTTATACTAGGTAGTTTAGCTGATGAAAATAGTCATCCATATAAATTAAAAAAAATATTACTCGACACAATACCTATAAATAAAATAAGTGAAGGGAAATTTTATTATAATTTTGAGGCACTGCAGAAAAAAGGACTTATTGAACCTGTCGAAACCATTCAAAAAGAAAATCGCCCGAATAAGACATTGTACAGGATTACTGAGGATGGAAGACAATTTCTAGAACAAGAGATTTACAACAGTTTTAAAAAAGTTTCAAAGATTGAAGATGTTTACATATCCATTTACCTGTTGAAATATATTGACCCAGTTAAAGCAGTTTTTTTACTAGAAGATGCAATTAAACAGGAAAAGAAACGTTGGGCTAAATATAAAGAGGCTAAAAATAACGATGAACTCGTAAAACAATTTCAATTACTAGATGATAAACAGCAGAAGGCAGTAAAGTTTATTAGTGATCATGCATATAGCCAATCAGACCATAATATTCTCTGGATGGAAAAGCTCTTAACTTTTTTAAAGAGGATTGATGATTGA
- a CDS encoding Gfo/Idh/MocA family protein yields MSFSENTRIGDLLKSEAAKEVLEKYFPGFTTAKSLDRVQGFTLKVISGVPQSNMPPDKVKACVRELAKIDELEIETITIKKDQVYKRNGFKNDLRWGIIGPGKIAKQLAEAIKGIEGSELYAVASTSLDRAKAFTEDFPVQKVYGSYEELVDDPAVDVVYIANLKSQHLETAKLVLNKGIAVLCEKPLTVNAKQAEELITIARNKNVFLMEAMWMRYNPNIIKLKELINEGSIGQVKKIEADFSFVCEPDSVLRLPEFGGGALLDLGIYPISFANLIVGRFPDTITSKCELTSTGVDGVDTVTFHWQSGEEAELSCGIDRFGDMTAKVTGTDGYIEVYPPFHSAQVIRLHNSQGVKEITYPYRINGYEYEVEEVMRCLDAGLQESPNMTLNETLETMKLMDGLRSQWGVVYPGEEVFSND; encoded by the coding sequence ATGTCATTTTCGGAAAATACAAGAATAGGGGATTTGTTAAAAAGTGAAGCAGCCAAGGAGGTTTTGGAAAAATACTTTCCAGGATTCACTACTGCCAAAAGTTTAGATAGAGTTCAAGGATTTACACTTAAGGTAATATCGGGAGTTCCCCAATCAAATATGCCACCGGACAAAGTGAAAGCATGTGTGAGAGAACTAGCAAAAATAGATGAACTAGAAATCGAAACCATTACCATTAAAAAAGACCAAGTTTACAAAAGAAATGGTTTTAAAAATGATTTGAGATGGGGGATTATTGGTCCTGGTAAGATTGCAAAACAATTGGCAGAAGCGATTAAGGGGATTGAGGGGTCGGAACTTTATGCTGTTGCATCAACGTCTTTGGACCGAGCAAAAGCCTTTACGGAAGATTTTCCTGTTCAAAAGGTATATGGGTCATATGAGGAGTTGGTCGACGACCCTGCAGTAGACGTAGTATATATCGCAAATCTCAAATCACAGCACCTTGAAACGGCAAAATTGGTACTAAATAAAGGGATTGCTGTGTTATGCGAAAAGCCACTTACGGTCAATGCAAAACAAGCAGAAGAATTAATTACGATTGCACGCAACAAGAATGTTTTTCTGATGGAGGCCATGTGGATGAGATATAACCCCAATATTATCAAGCTAAAGGAATTGATAAATGAAGGCAGTATAGGTCAGGTGAAAAAAATAGAAGCTGATTTTTCATTTGTTTGTGAGCCTGATTCAGTTCTTAGATTGCCAGAGTTCGGAGGAGGAGCACTACTGGATCTGGGAATATATCCAATCTCCTTTGCAAATTTAATTGTGGGAAGATTCCCGGATACAATCACATCAAAATGTGAGCTGACATCAACAGGAGTTGATGGTGTTGATACAGTCACATTCCATTGGCAATCAGGGGAAGAGGCAGAGTTAAGCTGTGGAATTGATCGCTTTGGAGACATGACAGCAAAAGTTACCGGTACCGATGGTTATATCGAAGTATATCCACCTTTTCATAGTGCACAAGTGATTCGTCTTCATAATTCCCAGGGGGTAAAGGAAATTACATACCCTTATAGGATTAACGGATATGAATATGAGGTAGAAGAGGTGATGCGTTGCCTGGATGCAGGTTTACAAGAAAGTCCTAACATGACACTTAATGAAACATTGGAAACGATGAAGCTTATGGATGGACTTCGTTCACAATGGGGAGTAGTTTATCCAGGGGAAGAAGTTTTTTCAAACGATTGA
- a CDS encoding family 43 glycosylhydrolase encodes MINWEVITINYVCNPINIEYKYQFISNNGQMVISREAADPSMIMFKGKYYLFPSMTTGFLTSDNLLDWEFHSLKDVPTYDYAPDVRVIGEYIYFSASNKEENCSFFRSSDPINKGFEEIEGTFPFWDPNLFVDDDGRIYFYWGCSNSTPLYGVELNAEDMKPKSEPIGLIFPNKEIYGFERAGENHVPPISPEEAKEIMTKYKKNPEISEEMLNAIRKYYEFLPYIEGAWMDKHNGKYYLQYSAPGTEYNVYADGVYISDNPLGPFKLAKNNPYSYKPGGFIPGAGHGSTMEDRFGNIWHTATMRISVNHPYERRLGIWPAGFDNDGELFCNQRYGDWPLKIEQLQMNPWDNPEWMLLSYDKPATASSFEEGKDPSKATDEDVQTWWKASSNTPEQWIEVDLQHICDVHCIQINFADDKLEIPLPEGVSLKKQGFQARYIDERKYYTRWLLEGSIDGENYFVIEDKSDAETNLPHDLVVKESGLQARYIKCTVKETPFNQNACISGLRVFGIREGNYPQKATGVTADLVSDLDLVVKWKVVDAVGYNVLWGFAPDKLYHSYMVFGRNYVNIGALIKGQPIYLRVDTFNEKGITEGEIMAVVD; translated from the coding sequence ATCATTAATTGGGAGGTAATTACCATAAATTATGTATGTAACCCCATTAACATAGAGTATAAATACCAGTTTATATCAAATAACGGTCAAATGGTTATTTCAAGAGAAGCTGCAGACCCTTCTATGATTATGTTTAAAGGAAAATACTATCTTTTTCCTTCAATGACTACAGGTTTCCTTACTAGTGACAATCTCTTAGATTGGGAATTTCATTCACTAAAGGATGTCCCAACTTACGATTATGCTCCAGATGTAAGGGTTATAGGGGAATATATTTATTTTTCAGCATCTAATAAAGAAGAAAACTGTTCCTTTTTCAGAAGTAGTGATCCGATAAATAAAGGCTTCGAGGAAATAGAAGGTACTTTTCCTTTTTGGGATCCGAATCTATTTGTTGATGATGATGGAAGAATCTACTTCTATTGGGGTTGTTCAAATTCAACACCATTATATGGTGTTGAATTAAATGCAGAGGATATGAAACCAAAGAGTGAACCGATAGGACTTATATTTCCTAACAAAGAAATATATGGTTTTGAAAGGGCCGGAGAAAACCATGTTCCTCCAATTTCTCCAGAAGAAGCAAAGGAGATAATGACTAAATACAAAAAAAATCCAGAAATATCTGAGGAAATGTTGAATGCAATAAGGAAATATTACGAATTCTTACCATACATTGAAGGGGCTTGGATGGATAAGCATAATGGGAAGTACTATCTGCAATACTCAGCTCCAGGTACTGAATATAATGTGTACGCTGATGGGGTGTATATATCAGATAATCCATTAGGTCCATTTAAGCTTGCTAAAAATAACCCTTACTCCTATAAGCCTGGTGGTTTTATTCCTGGTGCGGGACATGGGTCCACAATGGAAGATAGATTTGGAAATATTTGGCATACTGCAACGATGAGAATTAGTGTGAATCACCCGTATGAAAGACGATTGGGGATTTGGCCAGCAGGGTTTGATAATGATGGAGAACTGTTCTGTAATCAAAGATATGGCGATTGGCCCTTAAAGATTGAGCAGTTACAAATGAATCCATGGGATAATCCAGAGTGGATGTTATTGTCGTACGATAAGCCAGCTACGGCGTCATCTTTTGAGGAAGGAAAGGATCCTTCGAAGGCTACAGATGAAGATGTACAAACTTGGTGGAAAGCGTCATCTAATACTCCTGAGCAGTGGATTGAAGTGGATCTTCAACATATATGTGATGTTCACTGCATTCAAATTAATTTTGCTGATGATAAATTGGAGATACCTCTTCCTGAAGGTGTATCTTTAAAGAAGCAAGGATTTCAAGCAAGGTATATTGATGAAAGGAAGTACTATACTAGATGGTTACTAGAAGGATCCATAGACGGCGAAAATTACTTTGTTATTGAAGACAAATCCGATGCAGAAACGAATTTACCTCATGATCTAGTTGTTAAAGAGAGTGGATTACAAGCAAGATATATAAAATGTACGGTAAAAGAAACTCCTTTTAACCAAAATGCATGCATCTCCGGTCTTCGAGTGTTTGGGATTAGGGAAGGGAACTATCCTCAAAAAGCAACAGGAGTAACTGCGGATTTGGTCAGCGATCTTGACCTTGTAGTTAAATGGAAAGTGGTTGATGCCGTCGGGTATAATGTGCTCTGGGGATTTGCACCGGATAAACTCTATCATAGTTATATGGTTTTTGGTAGAAATTATGTGAATATAGGAGCATTAATAAAAGGACAGCCTATATATTTGAGAGTAGACACTTTTAATGAAAAAGGGATAACAGAGGGGGAAATTATGGCGGTGGTGGATTGA
- a CDS encoding AraC family transcriptional regulator, whose translation MNYEYEFVRHIESTSLKFFFVSMTHRLYHWHNDIEILMVVDGSVILETGNKKYTLSKNDIFILNSNEVHSLSKTNETNTILAIQFDPKFCKAYFPQLQRIIFTSQYITEKTRKLCWTELSRYMLQIVKEYNKKDKCYQLKLMSTLHLMICSLIENLDYEDTSEKKLSSQQKNIDRLNHIILYVKENYMSKITLKSIAEKENLDMYYLSHFIKKHLSISFQEYLNKVRLEKAVDLLMRTDMNMLDICIESGFSDYRYLNKMFVKEFGCTATEYKKLNENSKSKIPEFQDELQSEVIHNDKALEVFIKHLEQNNLIL comes from the coding sequence ATGAATTACGAATACGAGTTTGTACGACATATTGAATCAACTTCCTTAAAATTTTTCTTCGTCAGCATGACACATAGGCTTTATCATTGGCATAATGATATTGAAATCCTCATGGTCGTTGACGGTTCAGTTATATTGGAGACTGGTAATAAGAAATATACATTATCCAAAAATGATATCTTCATTTTGAACTCAAATGAAGTACATAGCCTTTCCAAAACAAATGAAACGAATACCATTTTAGCTATTCAATTTGACCCCAAATTTTGTAAGGCATACTTTCCACAGTTACAGAGGATCATCTTTACAAGTCAATATATTACCGAAAAAACTAGAAAGTTATGCTGGACTGAACTAAGTAGATACATGCTTCAAATCGTTAAAGAATACAATAAAAAAGATAAATGTTATCAGCTAAAGCTTATGAGTACGTTGCATCTTATGATTTGCAGCCTGATTGAAAATCTTGATTACGAGGATACAAGCGAAAAGAAATTGTCTTCTCAACAAAAAAATATTGATCGATTGAATCATATTATTTTATACGTTAAAGAAAACTACATGAGTAAGATAACACTTAAGAGTATTGCAGAAAAAGAGAATTTAGATATGTACTATCTGTCCCATTTTATAAAAAAGCATCTGAGCATTTCCTTTCAAGAATATTTAAATAAGGTTCGTCTGGAGAAGGCTGTGGATTTATTAATGAGGACAGATATGAATATGCTAGACATTTGTATTGAGAGCGGATTTTCGGATTATCGATATCTAAATAAGATGTTTGTGAAAGAATTTGGTTGTACAGCGACAGAATATAAAAAGCTGAATGAAAATTCCAAGTCGAAGATACCTGAATTTCAAGATGAGTTGCAGAGTGAAGTTATTCATAATGACAAGGCACTAGAGGTATTTATAAAGCATTTAGAACAGAATAACTTGATACTTTAA